The stretch of DNA TCCAAGTTTTTAGTTACATATCAGGTTAATAACATCTAACATTAATCGAGCATTTTCCTGCACAACCGCAGCAATTCCGCCGTTTCTTCAGATGTAAGTTTGCCAAAATATCTTTCAACCGCAACATCCCTTGACTCTGAAAAACGATCAACCAATGTTTGACCTTGGTCTGTCAGGACAAGATGAACCACACGTCGATCTTCTTCAGAACGCTCTCGAGCCACGTAATTGTCCTTAATCATGCGATTCGCTAGGGCTGTAGCACCGCTGTAGCTAATGCCGACTTCATCAGCCAACTCGGACATCTTCAGCGGTCCCTTTTTACGTAGCGCACGCAGCAAACCTAATTGGGGACCGACTAAATTAAAGTTCCATTCCTTTCGCACACTCTTGGTCACCTGCTGTATCAATTCGACAAACGGTATCATGTCTTTATTGTCCATTAAGAGCTCCCCTCATAAAAAACAACTGATATTAATACTATATGAATATTTCACCCATGTAAACTATTTGAGTTAATTAACTATTATTCTGACATTTTTTAGTGGCCGCACATAAGAAAAACCGTCAATAAGATGACGGTTTGACATAACCTGGATCACGGCTCAATTGTTTGCTGAAATAGCGCAATTAATAACCAAAAGAGCGCAATTCCTTGTAAAAGAAGCGCAATTGTACGTTGATAAAGCGCAAATCAGTATCCCTTACGAATATCAACTTGATTTTCTAACGATTTTCCTGCTTCAATATCTTTCAGTGTATCGACAAAACAATCAGCAGCCTCATCCGGCGTTGTTACGGCTGAAATATGAGGGGTCATGGACACATCGTCTCGCGTCCAAAGCGGACTATCCGCAGGTAAGGGTTCCGAAGCAAAGACATCTAGAACCGCTTGACTAACATTGTCTTGATCTAAGCCATCCACGAGAGCCTCGGTTTCAACCGATCCCCCTCTACCAACATTGATAAACATCGCTTGCTGTAATTGATTGAAAAAGGTTTGATTGAACATGCGGTGCGTCTCTGCGGTTAATGGCAAAGTATTGATAACAACATCCGCCGAGCCGAGAATGTCTCCTTCACGCCCCACCGCATACACATCTTTAAAATAGTCCTTTGATCGCCCGCCAAGCGATACACCATAAGTGTCCGCGCCCAGCATTGACAAGGTTTTGGCCACCTCTTGGCCAATCTCGCCCGTTCCATAGACCACAATGGTTTGATCCTCGATAAGTCCTGGTGTAACCGGATCCCAGCTTTTATTATGCTGATCTTGCCTGAAGCGTTCATGATTCTGCAGGCATCTTAATATGTAACTCAAGCAATATTCAGCGATCCTTTTTCCGAACGAGCAAATGGTTCGCGTCATTAACACATCATCTGGCCATGTCTGATTGAAAAGGAAGGCATCTACACCTGCGCCAAGTACATGAACCCACTTAAGCTGCGCCACATCAAAATTTGGCGCAGGTTTAAAAGAAACAAAGGCATCGGTCCAAGCCATATCATCAGACGTCACTTCCTCTTTGGATTTGAACCGGACCTCTTTTCCAGGTAAACGCCCTTCTAGTAAACGTTCCAGCTCTTCAAAGTTCTGATCCGTAATTAATAGATGATTAATGTCCATAGCGGCACCTCTTTTTATGAATCTTTCACTCTCTTTCTAATCCCCAAGTCTGGGAGGTCATTAAAGCAACAAAAGCTTTGAATGACGGATAAGGCAACTTTCTTAGAATTAAATAACAAAAATCAGTATTATTCAACCATACCCATTTAAAAAGAGGGCTGTCCCTATTGAGACAGCCCTCTTCAAAAACCGACATTTTCCACATCATTCTCTCGTTTGCTTGCAATGGTCGCATTGTGTCAAATAGGACTCACATTGCTCTTCGATCTGATTCCCGCAATCAGCACAAACTTTCGGCGGCAAGTTTCTGTAAAACTCAGTAATCGTTTGTTTGGCCATGACAATCCCTCCAAAAGAATGATTTGTAAAACGCATCACTAACCCCTGTGTTAAACAACAACATAATTTATTTTGATATTATTATATAACAGATAATTTAGAATGTGAACACTGTATTTGAACTTTTTCGGTTTTGAGTCTTTGGTCTTCCCATTGTTATACAACACAGCACTTATGTTGGATGGTTCTTTATCGGAAACGGATTCATTAAACCAAATTTTGCAACTTCTGATAATGTCCTTTTGTTATTAAAAAAATTAATATATAATCATTTAATGGCAAATAAATTGATATATATTCATATGATGGATTATAATTAATATATCGTTATATTTCTCTATATATCGGACAAATACTTGCAAATTTACGCTTATAAATAAATCGTGAATGAGGAAAGGGGGAAGACCGATGTCCTTGTCTTACCTTTACAGATGTGCATTGTATCTATTAGGCATGGTGATTAATTTCTTAGGTGTTGCCTTAATTGTCAAGTCCGCTATGGGTGCAGGATTTTGGGCTGCTTTGTTTACCGGAATGTCGCAACACTTCGGTTTGACAGTCGGGATTTGGTATGGTTCATTCCAATTTGTCTTCATATTTGTGAACAGTTATCTGTTACGGAGACGTCCCGAATATGGAGCGATTATTCCTTTAGTTTTAGAAGGGATCATTCTTGATTTTTGGTTAGAAAAGGCCTTTAAGAATATCCACTTAACGGCTGATCCTTTATATGTCAAACTGGCCGTTTTGGCATTAGGAGTTGTATGTGTGGGCTTAGGCGTTGCGATCTATATCGTGCCAGGTTTTCCAAGGGCTCCGGTTGACCAACTTTTTCTCGCCTTCAGCGAGCGGTTTAATTGGAGTATCGGGGTTTCACAAACCGTTGTCGCTGTTATGGTCGCTGGTGCAGCCTTTTTAATTGGAGGACCTGTAGGCATTGGCACTGCTGTTGTGACTTTTTCATTAGGGACCGTCATTCAGTTTTGGCATAAGAGGCTTGCATTTTTAAATCGGCTTTGTTTTCCACAAGACATGTGGTATTCTGCCCATTAACTAAAGGAATGCGGGAGGATGGTCCCCGGACCACCCTAGAAAAAGCTGACCCTGATTAATATGGGTCAGCTTTTTTATGCATTTATTCAGCGCTCATAACGAGGACCTGTCCATCCTTAATTTGAACCTCTGCACCGATCAACGCATGATCCTTCAGCCAATCACTATCGTGAATGCTTAAGACATAGCCGTTATCGGGAATTGGTGAATTGTTGCCGCCCCGTTCAACGACCTGACCGTCCACCACTGTCACTTCATAACCATATATATTGGTTCCGGTTGTGTCTCCCTGTTCCGGCGTATATTGAATCAGCTCCCCTGCCCCGCGTGATGTATTCACACCATCCAGCGGTCTTGAAACAGCTGTCTGTCCGTATAATGCTTTGGTGAGAAACGGCCGGATCACATATTCACCAACTTTTTGCGAAAGAGCGTCAGCCTGTGTCATTAAAGCCTTAATTTTAGTTTTATACTGTTCGACTTTGTCTGTTTTGCCCGCTTCTTCTGCCATTAATGATTTCACGGCGACAACACCTGCTTGACTATATAGGTCAAGCTTTTTTAAATAAGGATCAATTTCTTCAAGGAATGGCTTATTTTCCATCTTGTTTCGAAGACGTTCTGGAACAGTTTGTAAATACTTAAATTCAGCTATTAACTTTTCTGCAGCTTGGTCGGCTTCTTTTGTCTCTAAAGCTTGATTGAAGTTTTCAATTAACGGCGTAAGCGTCAAAGATTCCTTATCATTAATTGGAGAGGAGTAGGCATTTTCGGCAAAAGCCTTTAACGCCTCAGCCGCATCACCGCCAAATGATTGAAGACTACGCTCCCATGATGCTTGCGGGTCATAGTTATTAGGATTCCAAGCGTAATCAGCGATTGTGTACAACGGTATCTTAGAGGCCTCTGCTTCATTCATCGGATTCGATGTCAAGCCCATAACCCCATGATCCGCCAAATCTTGATCTCGTTTGACTAGTGGCCCAAGGAATAAGCGGTTACGGTCATAGTCATTGACCGGATAGTTATCCCAGAGCAACAAATCATGTTGAAAGATATTTGCAACCTTTTCCGCACCTTCAGAAGTGACTTTTTCGGGAACAACAGCTGGGCCTGTCCACATGACAATCGTGTCGTCATTGACTGACTTAGCAAACTGCTCCCGATAAGCAGTCGAATCATTGCCGGCATAACCTGTTGGCACCGTGATTAACCGCTCAGCACCTTCATGAGTCTGAATAAATGCCTTGTTAAAACGATTTAACAAATAAGCCTGCGCTGCAGCCGTTGGATTCGACTTATCGCCAAATTTAGCCTTATCTTGATCACAGTGAAAATCATAACTAATATCGTCTAGAAAAATAGCGTAGGAACGGACGCCAAGGTCCCACACCGCCTGCATCTTGTCCATGAGCAATTTGAAATCTTGATCGCCTGAATAACAAACCGTATTGCCTGGAGAAAGCGCAAATGTGAAGTTCACATGATTATCTTTGGCTTTCTGAACCAATTCTTCTAGTTGACCTAGCTTATCTTCCGGATACGGTTCACGCCATTTGTCTCTGTGATAGGGATCATCTTTTGGCGCATAAATGTAGGTATTCATTTTATTTTCACTGTAAAATGCTATTTGGGACAAACGGTCTTCATGGGACCACGGTGCACCGTAAAAGCCTTCAATCGAGCCACGGATCGGCATTTCCGGCCAATCCCGAATCTCAACGGCTGGTACCCAGTCACGTCCCGTTTTTTCCTTAATTAGCTGCTCGAACGTTTGCGCGGCATAAAACGTTCCAGTCTTGTCCTTACCAGCAAGAACGATTTGTTTTTTGCCGTTGTGCCCTGATGCTAGAACATAGCCTTCTTCCTTTAATTGCGACGGGCCATCTACACCCAGTTGTTGCAATACATGCGAAGTGTCTTGATTTTCTGAAGGGCCGCCGATCCAAATTGTCACTGGCGTATTCGGCACTGCGTCTTTAGTGCTTTTGCGAACAATGCGCTTGACGTCGGCCCCTTTTAATGCCTGCACGACTTTCTGAACAGCCGCCTCATCCGTGTCTTCACCGATAACCAATCCCACGACAGGAGTTAACGGAAATCCTCTCCCCATCTTCTTCATGACTTGAGGTGATGGATTAATGCCTAATTTGTTTCCCTTTGCATCATCTTTTGCAAAGGCACTGTTTGTGCCCATCACCATTGGCATGAGTAATGATAACACCAGACAGAATACCAAAGTTTGACGTGTTAACAAACATATCACCCTCTTCTAATTTGATAGAGTCTCCCATCCAACTATGAAAACCCTTACAAATAAAACTAGCAACGAACTGTCTATTTGTCTATACCACTTTGGATCTAGATAAGAAGCCTTAGATTCGTAGACAACGGCCGATACTGCAAGAAAGTGGGCTGCTGTCCCAAAGTATTATTGACTCCTGAGACAGCCCTTCCCACATTCTTTTTATAGTAAAATATTCAGTTTATTCTTTCTTTTTCCCTTCTCTTTGGATGAAATGTTTCCTAACTCATTCACTTGTCAGTTGTTCCAGAGCATGCTTTAAGACATGAACGACCGAGACGCAATCACTCAGTGACGACCACTCTTCCGGATGATGACTTATGCCATCTTTACTGCGAACAAACAGCATGGCAATGGGAATATGACGCCCGACAATCAGTGCATCATGCCCGGCACCGCTTGGAAGCAGGATAGGATTAAAATCATTGTCTCTTGCCGCTTGGCACATCACTTCCTGCATATCTTCACTGATGGGTACAGGCGTTACCTTTGTTGTGATTTCATGATCAATCTTGATGTTATGTTTTTCAGCAATAGCCTCTGCATGCTCCACGACAAGATCGACAAGCTTGTCTCTTGTTGCTTCATTAATATCTCGAACATCCACGTAAAATTCAATTTCACCTGGGATGACATTCACACCGTTAGGCGAAACGTTAAACTTGCCGACCGTTGCGACAGCGGAATCACTAACTTGACTAGGAAGTGATGGAACTTGAAAGACAAGCTCACTTGCCGCGACCAGAGCATCATGACGGTCGTCCATCGGTGTATTCCCAGCATGTCCGGCTGATCCTTGAAAATGAAACTTGATCCAGCACGGACCAGCAATGCCTGTGACAACACCGACCGGTTCATCCACTGCTTCTAGCCGCTTCCCCTGTTCGATATGAACTTCCACAAAGGCTTTAATATTATTAAAATCTGCTTTCGCATTTGACAAATGGTCGATCGAAAGTCCATCACTCTCAAACACTTTCGGCGCAGGAAGCCCCTCAAAGTCATTTAATAACTTAAGAGATTCAACGTCGACAGCTCCTGTAAAAGCTTCACTTCCTGTAAGACCTTTATTAAACCTCGCCCCTTCTTCATCCGAAAAAATCGCCACTTCAAATGGGGAGAATGGCTGATAACCTGTTTCGTTCCAGGCTTCAACCACTTCTAAGGCAGCGAGAACACCAAGTGTACCATCGAAGTGACCACCATTTGGCACCGTATCAACATGTGAACCGGACATAACGGTTGGCCCGGCATCTTTTTGCCCAGCCAATCGCCCAAACACATTGCCTGCCTCATCTTCTCTCACCTGTAGACCTGCTTCTTTCATCCACTGTGTGACGAGTCCTTTTGCTTTCCGTTCCTCCGACGAAAAACCAATCCGATGTGAACCGCCTTCCGCTGTTAACCCAATTTCAAATAGCTGAGACAACCTTGATGCCAGCCTTTCACCACTGACCCCAGAATGGCTGAGCGCTTTGTCAAAGCCATCGATTAATTGATTTTCAAATTGATGATGCGACATGATCTGAATGCCTCCCTGATACTTCTATTGATATGTCGTTGACACTTCTTCACTAAATAATATCATAACTGCCAATAGAGACGGATGCTCATTTCATCCTCATCATACCGATCTTTGTCTACTAGTTTTTACCTTTGATCCTTTAAATTCCACTTATGCTCCTTATTTTAAATGAATGGATCTCTAACTTAAAATTTATGTTCCCTTGTGACAATGATCTCCCCTTAGTTCGTTGATGGCAC from Tuberibacillus sp. Marseille-P3662 encodes:
- a CDS encoding YczE/YyaS/YitT family protein — protein: MSLSYLYRCALYLLGMVINFLGVALIVKSAMGAGFWAALFTGMSQHFGLTVGIWYGSFQFVFIFVNSYLLRRRPEYGAIIPLVLEGIILDFWLEKAFKNIHLTADPLYVKLAVLALGVVCVGLGVAIYIVPGFPRAPVDQLFLAFSERFNWSIGVSQTVVAVMVAGAAFLIGGPVGIGTAVVTFSLGTVIQFWHKRLAFLNRLCFPQDMWYSAH
- a CDS encoding M20 family metallo-hydrolase; translation: MSHHQFENQLIDGFDKALSHSGVSGERLASRLSQLFEIGLTAEGGSHRIGFSSEERKAKGLVTQWMKEAGLQVREDEAGNVFGRLAGQKDAGPTVMSGSHVDTVPNGGHFDGTLGVLAALEVVEAWNETGYQPFSPFEVAIFSDEEGARFNKGLTGSEAFTGAVDVESLKLLNDFEGLPAPKVFESDGLSIDHLSNAKADFNNIKAFVEVHIEQGKRLEAVDEPVGVVTGIAGPCWIKFHFQGSAGHAGNTPMDDRHDALVAASELVFQVPSLPSQVSDSAVATVGKFNVSPNGVNVIPGEIEFYVDVRDINEATRDKLVDLVVEHAEAIAEKHNIKIDHEITTKVTPVPISEDMQEVMCQAARDNDFNPILLPSGAGHDALIVGRHIPIAMLFVRSKDGISHHPEEWSSLSDCVSVVHVLKHALEQLTSE
- a CDS encoding MarR family winged helix-turn-helix transcriptional regulator, which gives rise to MDNKDMIPFVELIQQVTKSVRKEWNFNLVGPQLGLLRALRKKGPLKMSELADEVGISYSGATALANRMIKDNYVARERSEEDRRVVHLVLTDQGQTLVDRFSESRDVAVERYFGKLTSEETAELLRLCRKMLD
- the yhfH gene encoding protein YhfH, with the translated sequence MAKQTITEFYRNLPPKVCADCGNQIEEQCESYLTQCDHCKQTRE
- a CDS encoding beta-N-acetylhexosaminidase family protein; protein product: MICLLTRQTLVFCLVLSLLMPMVMGTNSAFAKDDAKGNKLGINPSPQVMKKMGRGFPLTPVVGLVIGEDTDEAAVQKVVQALKGADVKRIVRKSTKDAVPNTPVTIWIGGPSENQDTSHVLQQLGVDGPSQLKEEGYVLASGHNGKKQIVLAGKDKTGTFYAAQTFEQLIKEKTGRDWVPAVEIRDWPEMPIRGSIEGFYGAPWSHEDRLSQIAFYSENKMNTYIYAPKDDPYHRDKWREPYPEDKLGQLEELVQKAKDNHVNFTFALSPGNTVCYSGDQDFKLLMDKMQAVWDLGVRSYAIFLDDISYDFHCDQDKAKFGDKSNPTAAAQAYLLNRFNKAFIQTHEGAERLITVPTGYAGNDSTAYREQFAKSVNDDTIVMWTGPAVVPEKVTSEGAEKVANIFQHDLLLWDNYPVNDYDRNRLFLGPLVKRDQDLADHGVMGLTSNPMNEAEASKIPLYTIADYAWNPNNYDPQASWERSLQSFGGDAAEALKAFAENAYSSPINDKESLTLTPLIENFNQALETKEADQAAEKLIAEFKYLQTVPERLRNKMENKPFLEEIDPYLKKLDLYSQAGVVAVKSLMAEEAGKTDKVEQYKTKIKALMTQADALSQKVGEYVIRPFLTKALYGQTAVSRPLDGVNTSRGAGELIQYTPEQGDTTGTNIYGYEVTVVDGQVVERGGNNSPIPDNGYVLSIHDSDWLKDHALIGAEVQIKDGQVLVMSAE
- a CDS encoding D-2-hydroxyacid dehydrogenase — translated: MDINHLLITDQNFEELERLLEGRLPGKEVRFKSKEEVTSDDMAWTDAFVSFKPAPNFDVAQLKWVHVLGAGVDAFLFNQTWPDDVLMTRTICSFGKRIAEYCLSYILRCLQNHERFRQDQHNKSWDPVTPGLIEDQTIVVYGTGEIGQEVAKTLSMLGADTYGVSLGGRSKDYFKDVYAVGREGDILGSADVVINTLPLTAETHRMFNQTFFNQLQQAMFINVGRGGSVETEALVDGLDQDNVSQAVLDVFASEPLPADSPLWTRDDVSMTPHISAVTTPDEAADCFVDTLKDIEAGKSLENQVDIRKGY